The bacterium genome includes a region encoding these proteins:
- a CDS encoding FkbM family methyltransferase, producing MATIRWLNRFPWLATAYRRLRDESRFRTRCYTATARGFEISGNREVASDAFEAEEVELLASLMETVDVFVDIGANVGYYTLLARTRGVEVVAVEPNSANLRYLGANLKRNGFTDVEVCSLGLAHEAGEAEFWGVGGGVSTTRDWKGVDSPYVETVSTSTLDLLLGDRFADRRLLVKIDVEGAELGVLEGARETLQRAAPSVWMVETYLDRPRSAAGNPHFLETFELFWKHGFSAHEARPARRSLDRTEVTGWLSGSGTPPSANFLFTK from the coding sequence ATGGCTACCATCCGTTGGCTCAATCGCTTTCCCTGGTTGGCCACAGCCTATCGGAGACTGCGTGACGAGTCCCGGTTCAGAACGCGCTGCTACACGGCCACGGCGCGGGGTTTCGAGATCTCCGGAAACCGAGAGGTAGCGTCGGACGCTTTCGAAGCCGAGGAAGTCGAGCTCCTCGCGTCTCTCATGGAGACCGTGGATGTGTTCGTCGACATCGGCGCGAACGTCGGCTACTACACTCTGCTTGCTCGAACCCGCGGCGTCGAAGTCGTCGCCGTGGAACCCAATTCCGCCAACCTCCGCTACCTGGGAGCGAACCTGAAACGCAATGGCTTCACCGACGTCGAGGTCTGCTCGTTGGGACTGGCACATGAGGCCGGCGAGGCCGAGTTCTGGGGCGTGGGCGGAGGTGTTTCCACGACGCGCGACTGGAAGGGTGTCGACTCGCCCTATGTGGAGACCGTCAGCACGAGCACTCTGGACTTGCTCCTCGGAGATCGCTTCGCCGACCGCCGGCTGCTCGTGAAGATCGACGTGGAAGGGGCCGAGCTAGGCGTCCTCGAGGGTGCCCGCGAGACCCTGCAGCGGGCCGCACCCTCGGTCTGGATGGTCGAGACATATCTGGACCGGCCCCGCTCAGCCGCTGGGAATCCGCACTTTCTCGAGACGTTCGAACTGTTCTGGAAGCATGGTTTCAGTGCCCACGAAGCACGGCCGGCAAGGCGATCACTCGACCGAACCGAGGTGACTGGCTGGCTGTCCGGTTCCGGGACGCCGCCGTCGGCGAATTTCCTGTTCACGAAATAA